In the genome of Chryseobacterium sp. 52, the window GTCAGAAATACTCTTCTTTCCCTTTCATACCTGAATTCCAGACGAAAAGAAAAAGACCCTTCACTGACCGGTTTTATTGATGAATTTAAAGATAAATACGGAGAATCTGAACTTCCGCTTTTACATGTGATTGATCCCGAGCTGGGAATCTTTACAGACAGAGTCAGCAGCATTTCCACACCATTTCTGGATGGAATTCTTTTTCAGACCGGAGGAGGAAAAGATTATAAATTTACGGAAATAGATGAGTATCTGTTCAGTAAATACCAGCATGCCCTGCAGTTCGGGAAAAGCGAGGTTGTCCTGACAAAAGACGAATGCTCAAAATTCAAGCCTTCTTATTCAAGGGTTTTCAGCCAGACTTTGAACTGTAATATGACGCTTTTTAAAGATCAGCAGGATAATACTGTAACCGCTATTCATGGAGCGTTTGGATCCAGTGCTGTCAATAATATGGGGAGATTTACCCACGGTTCGGAAAAATTGCAGAAACTGGCTGAAAAAATCGTTGAAATAGAATATTCAAACCTCCATGATTCAGTAGAATATGCCGAAATTGTAGATCTGCCAAGCTTAAGACACGGAAATCTGGTAGTAAGAGAGAACTACCTGAAAGATGAGATACTCATCAATATTCCGGCACCTTCCGATACAGGAAGAAATACAATAAAACTGTCTGATATCACAATTTCAGTGCGGAGTGAAGAAGTTATTTTAAGAAATAAAAATACAGGAAAGATCATTGTTCCGCGCTTAAGTAATTCCCATAATTTTCAGCTGCAGAATCTGTCTCATATTTATAGATTCCTTTCGCTGATCCAGGTTCAGTGGGACTGTTCAATCAGCTTTTCATGGGGCTTTATTGAATCTTTTGCGAAATTTACGCCTCGTGTTAAAATTGAGAAAGTGATTGTCAAGGAAGCTGCCTGGAATCTGAACCAGACCGATTTGACATTTTTAAAAGCGAAAGAAGAGAATCTGTTTTCGGAATTCAAAAAATTTAAAGAAGAATGGAAAATTCCGGACCGTGTTTATCTTGTGGAAGGAGACAATAAACTTCTTTTTGATCTGTCATCTGAAGTTTTTATCCGTCTTCTCGTTTCAATGATCTCGAAAAAAGGAAAAATTACCTTAGTGGAAGATCTGGTTAAAGAAAACATCAATGTTCACAACACCGATAATAAACCTTTTTATTCCGAGCTTATTATTCCGGTGATCATACAGGATGAAAAACAGAACTTTCAGTTTAACGATTTTTCAGAAAGCAAAGCAAAACTGTCACCTCTTTCCGAATGTTTATATATGAATATCTACACAGGGGAACAGCAGATGGATTCATTGCTGAAGAATGAACTTTTTGAACTGAACGGCAAATTATTTGAAAAAGACCTGATCAGCAATTGCTTCTTTATACGGTATAATGAAAACGGAACCCATATCAGGCTGCGGTATTTTATCAAAAATTATGAAGTTTATAACGATCTGTTTGCTCATATGAGAGAAGCCATGGAGAAATATATTGAACAGGATATCATCAAAGCATTTGAGATCACGACGTACAAAAGAGAACTCGAAAGATATGAATACGCAGGAATAGAATTTACCGAAACCTATTTTGGAAAAGAAAGCACCATGGTAATGCTTCTGATGAGAGAACTTGAAGAGATAGGGTTTGAAGAAAGATGGCTTGCAGGAACGGTTTTTATAGATAAATTACTCAACAAGTTTGCGTATACCCTGGATGGAAAAATTGAATTCTTTACCCAGCTGAGCAGTCAGTTCAATCAGGAGTTTAATTCCAATAAGGGACTTACAAAGGTAATAACGGCTAAATACAAAACCTCTGAGCAGTCGATTCACGACTCTATAGGTTTGGAAAACAAAGAACTAACTAGTATTTATACACTGTTCGATTCTTTCCTTAATTCTTTTTCTCTTGATGGCCTTTTGAGTGAAAAAGACAAACAAGACCGCAGTAATTATGTAGGAAGCTTAATTCATATGTTCTTCAACAGACTCCTCGTTTCCCAACATAGAAAGCAGGAGCTGGTTATTTATAATTTCATGCTGAAGTTTTATAAAACACAGTTAAATAAAACCAATGTGACAAAGGAAATTCCGGTTTTATAAGCAATTGAAAATATATATTAAAAGCCCTCCGGATATTCATACGGAGGGCTTATTTTAATAAATTTATTGAAATTAATAGCAGTCAGCTGTATTCAGAAAAAGCTGTGTGTGGCTCTCATTTTCTTTTTTGGCTGTATCATCGTTCACTTCGGTAAATCCTATTTTTCTGTACAGATTATAAGCTTTTTCATTTTTGTCAGTTACTTCTAAGAAAATACTAACTCCGTTAAACCTTCCGGAAGCTTCATTAATCACCGCCTGGATCAGTCCAAAGCCTATATTTTTCCCTTGAAAACTCTCTTGCACATACATCTGGTAAATATGTCCAACT includes:
- a CDS encoding lantibiotic dehydratase, with amino-acid sequence MNIEFIDKIILRTPVGSIDDLKPIGEIKDISTDGLNFVEKTFTGHFRLALLYATKNLFEEITRALEARDLPEKMFFSYIKYYVRYCSRSTPFGLFSTYGVCDLKESNDPFSVKIEESEICMRISLSYIYELSREINSSKNLWKYSFLYPNQTAYGIGEDIRYNELYIKPYSMNYRLSSVATNDVLEYIFSESGQGIYFEDLSEKLQAEGYESDEVEEYLYELIENNVLLMDIFPSPATNNYVEAFVEKLKKIKDNGEIITIKEKQKTINQIIDEVTQLQAGLKGVIKESEAGTSEKLENLLLNEMQNIDVTSFRNGEAEIGSKVFHNVRNTLLSLSYLNSRRKEKDPSLTGFIDEFKDKYGESELPLLHVIDPELGIFTDRVSSISTPFLDGILFQTGGGKDYKFTEIDEYLFSKYQHALQFGKSEVVLTKDECSKFKPSYSRVFSQTLNCNMTLFKDQQDNTVTAIHGAFGSSAVNNMGRFTHGSEKLQKLAEKIVEIEYSNLHDSVEYAEIVDLPSLRHGNLVVRENYLKDEILINIPAPSDTGRNTIKLSDITISVRSEEVILRNKNTGKIIVPRLSNSHNFQLQNLSHIYRFLSLIQVQWDCSISFSWGFIESFAKFTPRVKIEKVIVKEAAWNLNQTDLTFLKAKEENLFSEFKKFKEEWKIPDRVYLVEGDNKLLFDLSSEVFIRLLVSMISKKGKITLVEDLVKENINVHNTDNKPFYSELIIPVIIQDEKQNFQFNDFSESKAKLSPLSECLYMNIYTGEQQMDSLLKNELFELNGKLFEKDLISNCFFIRYNENGTHIRLRYFIKNYEVYNDLFAHMREAMEKYIEQDIIKAFEITTYKRELERYEYAGIEFTETYFGKESTMVMLLMRELEEIGFEERWLAGTVFIDKLLNKFAYTLDGKIEFFTQLSSQFNQEFNSNKGLTKVITAKYKTSEQSIHDSIGLENKELTSIYTLFDSFLNSFSLDGLLSEKDKQDRSNYVGSLIHMFFNRLLVSQHRKQELVIYNFMLKFYKTQLNKTNVTKEIPVL
- a CDS encoding GNAT family N-acetyltransferase — its product is MNISYRTLLPYESKKYRTIRLESLEKFPESFGANYQDALKIEKFRMESDIEDQTQGRFIMGVFADDELIGICAFVKEEEEDTVGHIYQMYVQESFQGKNIGFGLIQAVINEASGRFNGVSIFLEVTDKNEKAYNLYRKIGFTEVNDDTAKKENESHTQLFLNTADCY